One part of the Vespula pensylvanica isolate Volc-1 chromosome 18, ASM1446617v1, whole genome shotgun sequence genome encodes these proteins:
- the LOC122635652 gene encoding uncharacterized protein LOC122635652 isoform X3, giving the protein MQNGQNDIKKLRRENEQLRREIWSLRDEYDKLEEILKRQKNQPESDESEDRSEEDDDEELHSDYSDENVHEEEPMGTSDEKERRTRLRDREEQLENVENQKISTEKMNGNNNNLLHRLHVDFDDLSVVDEEEELKKDKDRKYEPTAITTNEENQRKPNVRLFDTIRKLHDNIPFYPGTYDSCQGYTEPNYFGDCPFKCPNTIVDPSISGNNVSTVIPFPCPNLYADPLIPLSNLDSPLLNPMNDNNLSDIQVVPPIGWQNNLLVSETKQLSSYTGISNSNIGITDFERRTSQLVTNNGQSMVNSSNLIRDRRHLDSMEIQGKQFPSRLFDIDSHSYVPRQEIDSSNVWDDDIDEQSIEQNLEDDERRIINDRNVENEEKDTEETYSYGVVEKRKHFFAPLATLKPKKLLDEDSPNVCGNNYYFGTGNSSSSGKTGSTVICGNNNNQLLGLRKGSVDVCVNGAVSYGNNFVQTSKDDLQRTYLSTENLSVMKSIPINQLTKSMSCQDLTSDNQNIIRTNNNNEIGQTMITTKSDNTLDNFNNVDNSTTKAYKSHLNVTLKIPRFKEPEITVNTPEIPQLPTLDYRILTNPFLRTNIERIGLECPERDSPLTKPLSVQISENNMNYNYPGSPLSSLPPPPQPPPPPPPPPPPPPPPPLPPPTSFVRGLRPSERYRRRQGNITTAVDQNNRLLIPTDQLIVKKSLPSSAQDFQVTSFERPSPHTLLPSSMPYDLETLRRINATRYMHNQNQNLYQNVPFVPGGAAPTGHVCHNIRMYYDQIKNKVQAQTQTSIDGDSHVEDEQIQCSRQDDDNVSLPNTPSVIRRNKRAIKKDKLLIKQSISPHAQRKLKKQSSVTSTETMPDSPDKSVRGQRTRKLSVTTTTTSDALEDKNESRSSSSGQDSPRKDQIRRVSSYFNPKKRPSVTSIKTTRSGSLETTREKYSDGLTTANSDKEMMNSGNIRDSLVKSRKGSTSSGNVPWCACWGNGCI; this is encoded by the exons GTCaaaacgatataaagaaattgCGAAGGGAGAACGAGCAGCTGCGAAGAGAGATATGGAGCCTACGGGACGAGTACGATAAGCTCGAGGAGATATTGAAGAGACAAAAGAATCAACCTGAAAGCGACGAATCCGAg GATCGCTCAGAAGAGGATGACGATGAGGAGCTGCATTCGGATTATTCCGATGAGAACGTGCACGAGGAAGAACCTATGGGAACCagtgatgaaaaagaaaggagaacgcGTTTACGCGATCGTGAGGAACAATTAGAGAACGtggaaaatcaaaaaatatcgaCGGAAAAGATGAAcggtaacaataataatttgttgcaCCGTTTGCACGTTGATTTCGATGATCTATCGGTGgtagacgaggaagaagaattgaaaaagGATAAGGATAGAAAATATGAACCTACTGCGATTACCACAAACGaggaaaatcaaagaaaaccGAACGTAAGATTGTTCGATACAATTAGAAAACTTCACGACAATATACCATTTTATCCAGGAACCTACGACTCTTGTCAAGGTTATACAGAACCGAATTATTTTGGAGATTGTCCGTTCAAGTGTCCAAACACGATCGTCGATCCATCGATATCCGGTAATAACGTATCAACAGTTATACCTTTCCCTTGTCCAAACCTTTACGCGGATCCATTGATACCACTTAGCAATCTGGATTCACCGTTATTAAATCCGATGAACGATAATAATCTATCGGATATCCAGGTCGTTCCACCAATCGGTTGGCAAAACAATTTGTTAGTTTCGGAAACTAAGCAATTGTCAAGTTACACCGGTATATCAAATTCAAATATAGGAATTACGGATTTCGAAAGAAGGACCTCTCAATTGGTTACCAACAATGGCCAAAGTATGGTTAACAGTTCGAATCTGATAAGAGATAGGAGACACTTGGATTCTATGGAAATTCAAGGTAAACAATTTCCTTCGAGATTGTTTGACATTGATTCGCATTCGTATGTTCCCAGACAAGAGATTGATTCGAGTAACGTATGGGATGATGACATCGATGAACAatcgatcgaacaaaatttGGAGgacgatgaaagaagaataatcaaTGATCGTAATgtcgagaacgaagagaaagataccGAAGAGACTTATTCGTACGGTGTTGTGGAGAaacgaaaacattttttcgcTCCGTTGGCAACATTGAAACCAAAGAAATTACTAGACGAGGATTCACCAAATGTCTGcggtaataattattactttggTACTGGTAACAGTTCGAGTAGTGGTAAAACAGGATCCACAGTTATATGtggtaacaataataatcaattgTTAGGACTACGAAAGGGTTCGGTTGATGTTTGCGTTAACGGTGCTGTCTCATATGGGAATAATTTCGTTCAGACGAGCAAGGACGATTTACAAAGAACTTACCTCAGTACGGAGAATCTCTCCGTGATGAAATCGATACCGATCAATCAACTGACCAAGTCGATGTCTTGTCAGGATTTAACGAGCGacaatcaaaatattataaggaccaacaataataacgagaTTGGACAGACGATGATAACGACCAAGAGCGACAATACATTGGACAATTTTAATAACGTCGACAATTCGACGACTAAGGCATACAAATCGCATTTAAACGTGACTTTAAAGATACCTCGTTTTAAGGAACCAGAGATAACTGTTAATACACCCGAGATTCCGCAGTTACCAACTTTGGATTATAGAATTCTAACGAATCCATTTCTACGAACgaatatcgaacgaatcgGTCTCGAGTGTCCCGAACGAGATTCTCCATTAACCAAACCACTTTCAGTTCAAATAAGTGAAAACAATATGAATTACAATTATCCGGGTTCGCCGTTATCGTCGTTACCGCCTCCTCCGCAACCACCACCCCCACCTCcgccacctccaccaccaccaccaccaccgcctcTGCCACCTCCAACGAGTTTTGTTCGAGGACTACGACCTAGCGAGAGATATCGCAGAAGGCAAGGAAACATTACGACAGCCGTTGATCAGAATAATCGTTTGTTGATTCCAACCGATCAActgatcgttaaaaaaagtcTTCCTTCGTCGGCGCAAGACTTTCAAGTGACATCTTTTGAAAGACCAAGTCCTCATACGCTATTACCATCTTCTATGCCGTATGACCTTGAAACCTTACGAAGAATAAACGCTACGCGTTATATGCACAATCAGAATCAGAATCTTTATCAGAACGTACCGTTCGTACCGGGCGGAGCAGCACCAACCGGTCACGTTTGTCATAACATCAGAATGTATTACGATCAGATTAAAAACAAGGTACAAGCTCAAACGCAAACCTCCATCGATGGTGACTCACATGTTGAGGACGAACAGATTCAATGTTCTCGTCAGGACGATGACAACGTTAGTTTACCGAACACGCCGAGCGTAATCAGACGAAACAAACGTGCGATAAAGAAGGacaaacttttaattaaacaatctATATCGCCACACGCTCaaaggaaattgaaaaaacaGAGCAGCGTTACGTCGACCGAAACGATGCCGGATTCACCTGATAAATCGGTTAGAGGTCAAAGGACAAGGAAACTCAGCGTTACTACTACAACGACGTCTGATGCTCTTGAGGATAAGAACGAAAGTAGATCGTCATCCTCCGGGCAAGATTCACCAAGGAAAGATCAAATAAGACGAGTATCCTCTTATTTCAATCCTAAGAAACGGCCATCCGTAACGTCGATAAAAACAACCAGAAGCGGTAGTTTGGAAACCACGAGGGAAAAATATTCTGACGGTTTGACAACCGCCAATTCGGATAAGGAAATGATGAACTCTGGTAATATCAGGGACAGTTTAGTTAAATCGAGAAAGGGTAGCACCAGTAGTGGAAATGTACCATGGTGTGCATGTTGGGGTAACGGTTGCATTTGA
- the LOC122635652 gene encoding uncharacterized protein LOC122635652 isoform X2 — MGTMQRREKGRGRRDEKGSQNDIKKLRRENEQLRREIWSLRDEYDKLEEILKRQKNQPESDESEDRSEEDDDEELHSDYSDENVHEEEPMGTSDEKERRTRLRDREEQLENVENQKISTEKMNGNNNNLLHRLHVDFDDLSVVDEEEELKKDKDRKYEPTAITTNEENQRKPNVRLFDTIRKLHDNIPFYPGTYDSCQGYTEPNYFGDCPFKCPNTIVDPSISGNNVSTVIPFPCPNLYADPLIPLSNLDSPLLNPMNDNNLSDIQVVPPIGWQNNLLVSETKQLSSYTGISNSNIGITDFERRTSQLVTNNGQSMVNSSNLIRDRRHLDSMEIQGKQFPSRLFDIDSHSYVPRQEIDSSNVWDDDIDEQSIEQNLEDDERRIINDRNVENEEKDTEETYSYGVVEKRKHFFAPLATLKPKKLLDEDSPNVCGNNYYFGTGNSSSSGKTGSTVICGNNNNQLLGLRKGSVDVCVNGAVSYGNNFVQTSKDDLQRTYLSTENLSVMKSIPINQLTKSMSCQDLTSDNQNIIRTNNNNEIGQTMITTKSDNTLDNFNNVDNSTTKAYKSHLNVTLKIPRFKEPEITVNTPEIPQLPTLDYRILTNPFLRTNIERIGLECPERDSPLTKPLSVQISENNMNYNYPGSPLSSLPPPPQPPPPPPPPPPPPPPPPLPPPTSFVRGLRPSERYRRRQGNITTAVDQNNRLLIPTDQLIVKKSLPSSAQDFQVTSFERPSPHTLLPSSMPYDLETLRRINATRYMHNQNQNLYQNVPFVPGGAAPTGHVCHNIRMYYDQIKNKVQAQTQTSIDGDSHVEDEQIQCSRQDDDNVSLPNTPSVIRRNKRAIKKDKLLIKQSISPHAQRKLKKQSSVTSTETMPDSPDKSVRGQRTRKLSVTTTTTSDALEDKNESRSSSSGQDSPRKDQIRRVSSYFNPKKRPSVTSIKTTRSGSLETTREKYSDGLTTANSDKEMMNSGNIRDSLVKSRKGSTSSGNVPWCACWGNGCI, encoded by the exons GTCaaaacgatataaagaaattgCGAAGGGAGAACGAGCAGCTGCGAAGAGAGATATGGAGCCTACGGGACGAGTACGATAAGCTCGAGGAGATATTGAAGAGACAAAAGAATCAACCTGAAAGCGACGAATCCGAg GATCGCTCAGAAGAGGATGACGATGAGGAGCTGCATTCGGATTATTCCGATGAGAACGTGCACGAGGAAGAACCTATGGGAACCagtgatgaaaaagaaaggagaacgcGTTTACGCGATCGTGAGGAACAATTAGAGAACGtggaaaatcaaaaaatatcgaCGGAAAAGATGAAcggtaacaataataatttgttgcaCCGTTTGCACGTTGATTTCGATGATCTATCGGTGgtagacgaggaagaagaattgaaaaagGATAAGGATAGAAAATATGAACCTACTGCGATTACCACAAACGaggaaaatcaaagaaaaccGAACGTAAGATTGTTCGATACAATTAGAAAACTTCACGACAATATACCATTTTATCCAGGAACCTACGACTCTTGTCAAGGTTATACAGAACCGAATTATTTTGGAGATTGTCCGTTCAAGTGTCCAAACACGATCGTCGATCCATCGATATCCGGTAATAACGTATCAACAGTTATACCTTTCCCTTGTCCAAACCTTTACGCGGATCCATTGATACCACTTAGCAATCTGGATTCACCGTTATTAAATCCGATGAACGATAATAATCTATCGGATATCCAGGTCGTTCCACCAATCGGTTGGCAAAACAATTTGTTAGTTTCGGAAACTAAGCAATTGTCAAGTTACACCGGTATATCAAATTCAAATATAGGAATTACGGATTTCGAAAGAAGGACCTCTCAATTGGTTACCAACAATGGCCAAAGTATGGTTAACAGTTCGAATCTGATAAGAGATAGGAGACACTTGGATTCTATGGAAATTCAAGGTAAACAATTTCCTTCGAGATTGTTTGACATTGATTCGCATTCGTATGTTCCCAGACAAGAGATTGATTCGAGTAACGTATGGGATGATGACATCGATGAACAatcgatcgaacaaaatttGGAGgacgatgaaagaagaataatcaaTGATCGTAATgtcgagaacgaagagaaagataccGAAGAGACTTATTCGTACGGTGTTGTGGAGAaacgaaaacattttttcgcTCCGTTGGCAACATTGAAACCAAAGAAATTACTAGACGAGGATTCACCAAATGTCTGcggtaataattattactttggTACTGGTAACAGTTCGAGTAGTGGTAAAACAGGATCCACAGTTATATGtggtaacaataataatcaattgTTAGGACTACGAAAGGGTTCGGTTGATGTTTGCGTTAACGGTGCTGTCTCATATGGGAATAATTTCGTTCAGACGAGCAAGGACGATTTACAAAGAACTTACCTCAGTACGGAGAATCTCTCCGTGATGAAATCGATACCGATCAATCAACTGACCAAGTCGATGTCTTGTCAGGATTTAACGAGCGacaatcaaaatattataaggaccaacaataataacgagaTTGGACAGACGATGATAACGACCAAGAGCGACAATACATTGGACAATTTTAATAACGTCGACAATTCGACGACTAAGGCATACAAATCGCATTTAAACGTGACTTTAAAGATACCTCGTTTTAAGGAACCAGAGATAACTGTTAATACACCCGAGATTCCGCAGTTACCAACTTTGGATTATAGAATTCTAACGAATCCATTTCTACGAACgaatatcgaacgaatcgGTCTCGAGTGTCCCGAACGAGATTCTCCATTAACCAAACCACTTTCAGTTCAAATAAGTGAAAACAATATGAATTACAATTATCCGGGTTCGCCGTTATCGTCGTTACCGCCTCCTCCGCAACCACCACCCCCACCTCcgccacctccaccaccaccaccaccaccgcctcTGCCACCTCCAACGAGTTTTGTTCGAGGACTACGACCTAGCGAGAGATATCGCAGAAGGCAAGGAAACATTACGACAGCCGTTGATCAGAATAATCGTTTGTTGATTCCAACCGATCAActgatcgttaaaaaaagtcTTCCTTCGTCGGCGCAAGACTTTCAAGTGACATCTTTTGAAAGACCAAGTCCTCATACGCTATTACCATCTTCTATGCCGTATGACCTTGAAACCTTACGAAGAATAAACGCTACGCGTTATATGCACAATCAGAATCAGAATCTTTATCAGAACGTACCGTTCGTACCGGGCGGAGCAGCACCAACCGGTCACGTTTGTCATAACATCAGAATGTATTACGATCAGATTAAAAACAAGGTACAAGCTCAAACGCAAACCTCCATCGATGGTGACTCACATGTTGAGGACGAACAGATTCAATGTTCTCGTCAGGACGATGACAACGTTAGTTTACCGAACACGCCGAGCGTAATCAGACGAAACAAACGTGCGATAAAGAAGGacaaacttttaattaaacaatctATATCGCCACACGCTCaaaggaaattgaaaaaacaGAGCAGCGTTACGTCGACCGAAACGATGCCGGATTCACCTGATAAATCGGTTAGAGGTCAAAGGACAAGGAAACTCAGCGTTACTACTACAACGACGTCTGATGCTCTTGAGGATAAGAACGAAAGTAGATCGTCATCCTCCGGGCAAGATTCACCAAGGAAAGATCAAATAAGACGAGTATCCTCTTATTTCAATCCTAAGAAACGGCCATCCGTAACGTCGATAAAAACAACCAGAAGCGGTAGTTTGGAAACCACGAGGGAAAAATATTCTGACGGTTTGACAACCGCCAATTCGGATAAGGAAATGATGAACTCTGGTAATATCAGGGACAGTTTAGTTAAATCGAGAAAGGGTAGCACCAGTAGTGGAAATGTACCATGGTGTGCATGTTGGGGTAACGGTTGCATTTGA
- the LOC122635652 gene encoding FK506-binding protein 5-like isoform X4, with translation MGTSDEKERRTRLRDREEQLENVENQKISTEKMNGNNNNLLHRLHVDFDDLSVVDEEEELKKDKDRKYEPTAITTNEENQRKPNVRLFDTIRKLHDNIPFYPGTYDSCQGYTEPNYFGDCPFKCPNTIVDPSISGNNVSTVIPFPCPNLYADPLIPLSNLDSPLLNPMNDNNLSDIQVVPPIGWQNNLLVSETKQLSSYTGISNSNIGITDFERRTSQLVTNNGQSMVNSSNLIRDRRHLDSMEIQGKQFPSRLFDIDSHSYVPRQEIDSSNVWDDDIDEQSIEQNLEDDERRIINDRNVENEEKDTEETYSYGVVEKRKHFFAPLATLKPKKLLDEDSPNVCGNNYYFGTGNSSSSGKTGSTVICGNNNNQLLGLRKGSVDVCVNGAVSYGNNFVQTSKDDLQRTYLSTENLSVMKSIPINQLTKSMSCQDLTSDNQNIIRTNNNNEIGQTMITTKSDNTLDNFNNVDNSTTKAYKSHLNVTLKIPRFKEPEITVNTPEIPQLPTLDYRILTNPFLRTNIERIGLECPERDSPLTKPLSVQISENNMNYNYPGSPLSSLPPPPQPPPPPPPPPPPPPPPPLPPPTSFVRGLRPSERYRRRQGNITTAVDQNNRLLIPTDQLIVKKSLPSSAQDFQVTSFERPSPHTLLPSSMPYDLETLRRINATRYMHNQNQNLYQNVPFVPGGAAPTGHVCHNIRMYYDQIKNKVQAQTQTSIDGDSHVEDEQIQCSRQDDDNVSLPNTPSVIRRNKRAIKKDKLLIKQSISPHAQRKLKKQSSVTSTETMPDSPDKSVRGQRTRKLSVTTTTTSDALEDKNESRSSSSGQDSPRKDQIRRVSSYFNPKKRPSVTSIKTTRSGSLETTREKYSDGLTTANSDKEMMNSGNIRDSLVKSRKGSTSSGNVPWCACWGNGCI, from the coding sequence ATGGGAACCagtgatgaaaaagaaaggagaacgcGTTTACGCGATCGTGAGGAACAATTAGAGAACGtggaaaatcaaaaaatatcgaCGGAAAAGATGAAcggtaacaataataatttgttgcaCCGTTTGCACGTTGATTTCGATGATCTATCGGTGgtagacgaggaagaagaattgaaaaagGATAAGGATAGAAAATATGAACCTACTGCGATTACCACAAACGaggaaaatcaaagaaaaccGAACGTAAGATTGTTCGATACAATTAGAAAACTTCACGACAATATACCATTTTATCCAGGAACCTACGACTCTTGTCAAGGTTATACAGAACCGAATTATTTTGGAGATTGTCCGTTCAAGTGTCCAAACACGATCGTCGATCCATCGATATCCGGTAATAACGTATCAACAGTTATACCTTTCCCTTGTCCAAACCTTTACGCGGATCCATTGATACCACTTAGCAATCTGGATTCACCGTTATTAAATCCGATGAACGATAATAATCTATCGGATATCCAGGTCGTTCCACCAATCGGTTGGCAAAACAATTTGTTAGTTTCGGAAACTAAGCAATTGTCAAGTTACACCGGTATATCAAATTCAAATATAGGAATTACGGATTTCGAAAGAAGGACCTCTCAATTGGTTACCAACAATGGCCAAAGTATGGTTAACAGTTCGAATCTGATAAGAGATAGGAGACACTTGGATTCTATGGAAATTCAAGGTAAACAATTTCCTTCGAGATTGTTTGACATTGATTCGCATTCGTATGTTCCCAGACAAGAGATTGATTCGAGTAACGTATGGGATGATGACATCGATGAACAatcgatcgaacaaaatttGGAGgacgatgaaagaagaataatcaaTGATCGTAATgtcgagaacgaagagaaagataccGAAGAGACTTATTCGTACGGTGTTGTGGAGAaacgaaaacattttttcgcTCCGTTGGCAACATTGAAACCAAAGAAATTACTAGACGAGGATTCACCAAATGTCTGcggtaataattattactttggTACTGGTAACAGTTCGAGTAGTGGTAAAACAGGATCCACAGTTATATGtggtaacaataataatcaattgTTAGGACTACGAAAGGGTTCGGTTGATGTTTGCGTTAACGGTGCTGTCTCATATGGGAATAATTTCGTTCAGACGAGCAAGGACGATTTACAAAGAACTTACCTCAGTACGGAGAATCTCTCCGTGATGAAATCGATACCGATCAATCAACTGACCAAGTCGATGTCTTGTCAGGATTTAACGAGCGacaatcaaaatattataaggaccaacaataataacgagaTTGGACAGACGATGATAACGACCAAGAGCGACAATACATTGGACAATTTTAATAACGTCGACAATTCGACGACTAAGGCATACAAATCGCATTTAAACGTGACTTTAAAGATACCTCGTTTTAAGGAACCAGAGATAACTGTTAATACACCCGAGATTCCGCAGTTACCAACTTTGGATTATAGAATTCTAACGAATCCATTTCTACGAACgaatatcgaacgaatcgGTCTCGAGTGTCCCGAACGAGATTCTCCATTAACCAAACCACTTTCAGTTCAAATAAGTGAAAACAATATGAATTACAATTATCCGGGTTCGCCGTTATCGTCGTTACCGCCTCCTCCGCAACCACCACCCCCACCTCcgccacctccaccaccaccaccaccaccgcctcTGCCACCTCCAACGAGTTTTGTTCGAGGACTACGACCTAGCGAGAGATATCGCAGAAGGCAAGGAAACATTACGACAGCCGTTGATCAGAATAATCGTTTGTTGATTCCAACCGATCAActgatcgttaaaaaaagtcTTCCTTCGTCGGCGCAAGACTTTCAAGTGACATCTTTTGAAAGACCAAGTCCTCATACGCTATTACCATCTTCTATGCCGTATGACCTTGAAACCTTACGAAGAATAAACGCTACGCGTTATATGCACAATCAGAATCAGAATCTTTATCAGAACGTACCGTTCGTACCGGGCGGAGCAGCACCAACCGGTCACGTTTGTCATAACATCAGAATGTATTACGATCAGATTAAAAACAAGGTACAAGCTCAAACGCAAACCTCCATCGATGGTGACTCACATGTTGAGGACGAACAGATTCAATGTTCTCGTCAGGACGATGACAACGTTAGTTTACCGAACACGCCGAGCGTAATCAGACGAAACAAACGTGCGATAAAGAAGGacaaacttttaattaaacaatctATATCGCCACACGCTCaaaggaaattgaaaaaacaGAGCAGCGTTACGTCGACCGAAACGATGCCGGATTCACCTGATAAATCGGTTAGAGGTCAAAGGACAAGGAAACTCAGCGTTACTACTACAACGACGTCTGATGCTCTTGAGGATAAGAACGAAAGTAGATCGTCATCCTCCGGGCAAGATTCACCAAGGAAAGATCAAATAAGACGAGTATCCTCTTATTTCAATCCTAAGAAACGGCCATCCGTAACGTCGATAAAAACAACCAGAAGCGGTAGTTTGGAAACCACGAGGGAAAAATATTCTGACGGTTTGACAACCGCCAATTCGGATAAGGAAATGATGAACTCTGGTAATATCAGGGACAGTTTAGTTAAATCGAGAAAGGGTAGCACCAGTAGTGGAAATGTACCATGGTGTGCATGTTGGGGTAACGGTTGCATTTGA